A window of the Rickettsia felis URRWXCal2 genome harbors these coding sequences:
- a CDS encoding Transposase, whose protein sequence is MIFLGYPEEIRKIIYTTNAVESVNSQLRKVTKNKRVFPNDNAVFKSLYLAIDYMTKKWSMSIPNWNKAMAHFLIKFDERI, encoded by the coding sequence ATGATTTTCTTAGGATACCCTGAAGAAATACGGAAAATAATTTATACAACAAATGCTGTGGAATCTGTTAATAGTCAACTCCGAAAAGTCACAAAAAATAAACGTGTTTTTCCAAATGATAATGCTGTTTTTAAAAGCTTATATTTGGCAATTGATTACATGACCAAAAAATGGTCCATGTCCATACCAAATTGGAACAAGGCTATGGCTCATTTTTTAATAAAATTTGACGAAAGAATCTAG
- a CDS encoding Transposase, with product MIILEQIMEIKILNKHGKSLRSIAREVGVSVNTVRKYLKYDGSPKYKDRSELVTKLAPYKDYLSERIKSAHPVSLPGTVLFQEIKELGYTGGITQLRDYLRSIKPVAKQEDIIRFETASGKQMQVDWIEFRKGKDPLSAFVATLGFSRASYIEFVNNEKLITLIECHKRAFDYFGGVPEEVLYDNMKTVILDRDTYGPWDTPF from the coding sequence ATGATAATACTGGAGCAAATAATGGAAATAAAAATATTGAATAAACATGGTAAGAGCCTAAGAAGTATAGCAAGAGAAGTAGGAGTATCAGTAAATACAGTACGTAAATATTTAAAATATGATGGTAGCCCTAAATATAAGGATAGGTCGGAGTTGGTAACAAAGCTTGCCCCATATAAAGACTACTTGAGTGAAAGAATAAAATCAGCCCATCCTGTATCTCTACCTGGTACTGTACTGTTTCAGGAGATAAAAGAGTTAGGTTACACAGGAGGGATAACCCAACTAAGGGATTATTTAAGAAGTATCAAGCCAGTAGCTAAACAGGAGGATATAATAAGATTTGAGACTGCTTCTGGTAAACAGATGCAAGTGGATTGGATAGAATTTCGTAAGGGGAAAGATCCTCTATCAGCTTTTGTGGCTACATTAGGATTTAGCCGAGCAAGCTATATAGAATTTGTTAACAATGAAAAACTTATAACACTAATAGAATGCCATAAGCGAGCATTTGATTATTTTGGCGGAGTACCGGAAGAAGTACTTTATGACAATATGAAGACAGTAATACTGGATAGGGATACATATGGTCCTTGGGATACACCGTTTTAA
- the def1 gene encoding Polypeptide deformylase: MSILPIVTAPDDRLKQKSQPVLEFTDQTRKFMDDMVKTMYHEDGGGLAAVQVGVLKRIMVIDIKDHDPIERPKDFYPLFIVNPEIIEKSEELITANEGCISVPEQRIEVARPESIKIRYLDYHGKSQELEANDWLARVIQHEYDHLEGKLMIDYLSNLKRDVVLRKLKKLKNNIV; the protein is encoded by the coding sequence ATGTCAATATTACCGATAGTAACAGCACCTGATGATAGATTAAAGCAGAAATCTCAACCGGTTTTAGAATTTACCGATCAAACACGAAAATTTATGGATGATATGGTTAAAACTATGTACCATGAAGACGGGGGAGGGCTTGCTGCCGTGCAGGTGGGAGTATTAAAACGTATTATGGTAATTGATATAAAGGATCATGATCCGATAGAAAGACCAAAAGATTTCTATCCGCTGTTTATAGTAAATCCTGAAATAATAGAAAAATCAGAAGAGCTAATTACGGCTAATGAAGGTTGTATCTCAGTACCGGAGCAACGTATTGAGGTGGCAAGACCGGAATCTATAAAGATTAGGTATTTAGACTATCACGGTAAATCGCAAGAGCTTGAAGCAAATGATTGGCTTGCAAGAGTTATCCAGCATGAGTATGATCATTTGGAAGGTAAGCTCATGATTGATTATTTAAGTAATTTAAAACGAGATGTGGTGCTTCGTAAGCTCAAGAAACTTAAAAATAATATAGTGTGA
- a CDS encoding Transposase yields the protein MCKFLKGCIEENITKREITMTQKQNAAMEQAIDLLINNDTDVSILFREDGLLKEITKRLVERALQSEMNNHLGYSKYNQSDAQNSRNGYNTKNLITKNGAVEIEVPRDRNSSFAPSLVAKRQRRLDGFDDKVLSLYAKGMSLSDIKLQLQELYGADVSESLISQITDDIIEDVKLWQSRPLDPVYAIVFFDCLIVKVRQDKRIINKSVYVALGIDLEGRKDILGLWISENEGAKFWLGNFTEMKNRGIQDILIACSDNLNGMSEAIGAVFPKTEHQLCIVHQIRNSLRYVSYKDRKELAGDLKPIYTLAQKKKHFPL from the coding sequence GTGTGTAAATTTCTCAAAGGTTGTATAGAAGAAAATATAACAAAAAGAGAAATTACAATGACACAGAAACAAAATGCTGCAATGGAACAAGCGATAGATTTATTGATCAATAATGATACAGATGTATCAATATTATTCAGGGAAGATGGTTTATTAAAAGAAATAACCAAGCGTCTTGTAGAGAGAGCTCTACAGTCTGAGATGAATAATCATTTAGGATATAGCAAGTACAATCAAAGTGATGCTCAGAATTCACGTAATGGTTATAACACAAAGAATCTGATTACAAAGAATGGTGCTGTTGAGATTGAAGTGCCAAGAGATAGAAATAGCAGTTTTGCACCATCATTAGTAGCAAAGCGTCAAAGAAGGCTTGATGGTTTTGATGATAAAGTACTATCTTTGTATGCTAAAGGTATGAGTTTATCAGATATAAAATTACAGCTTCAGGAGTTATATGGAGCTGATGTAAGCGAGAGTTTAATTAGCCAAATCACAGATGATATAATAGAGGATGTTAAGCTATGGCAAAGCCGTCCATTAGATCCAGTATATGCTATAGTATTTTTTGATTGTTTAATAGTAAAAGTACGTCAGGATAAACGGATTATCAATAAATCGGTATATGTTGCATTAGGTATTGATTTAGAAGGGCGGAAAGATATTTTGGGATTATGGATCAGTGAGAATGAAGGGGCTAAATTTTGGCTTGGAAATTTTACTGAGATGAAAAATAGAGGTATACAAGACATACTGATAGCATGTAGCGATAACCTTAATGGTATGTCTGAAGCTATAGGTGCTGTTTTTCCAAAGACGGAGCATCAATTATGTATTGTACATCAAATTAGAAATAGTTTACGATATGTATCATATAAGGACCGGAAAGAGCTTGCTGGTGATTTAAAACCTATTTATACACTAGCACAGAAAAAGAAGCACTTTCCGCTTTAG
- a CDS encoding Transporter — MFRKMPLILMAIIIAIILFNPLMSLEVKRLLYSISLSIKSIIGLFLPLIIFGLLFKSVVMLAKDATRIVFLILLLVCGSNFCSTFISHYVGIYIYQFDLSMISPIENDSLKPLWLLNFPNIISNDKIVFSSIILGFISSKFCAEIAIGLAFKIEAFVAKILRLFIYIIPLFIMGFIVKLQFDEVLGIIIKDYMFIFVTIAFAQFGYIFLAYFILSNCRVKEFIASLSNMMPASISGFSAMSSVISMPLSIIGAENNTNNKALARTVVPITVNIHLVGDCFAIPILAYAILKSYGLAEPTLFNYLIFAFYFVLAKFSVAAIPGGGIIVMLPILEQYLGFNTNMMSLITALYILFDPVITCANVLGNSAFVKLIDNIYSVTQKA; from the coding sequence ATGTTTCGTAAAATGCCACTTATTTTAATGGCTATTATCATAGCTATCATATTATTCAACCCACTAATGAGTTTAGAAGTAAAAAGGTTATTATATTCAATAAGTCTATCTATTAAATCTATAATTGGATTATTTCTTCCTTTAATTATTTTTGGCTTACTTTTTAAATCTGTTGTAATGCTAGCCAAAGATGCAACACGTATAGTTTTCTTAATATTATTACTAGTATGTGGGTCTAATTTTTGTTCTACTTTCATAAGTCATTATGTAGGTATATACATATATCAATTCGATTTATCAATGATCTCTCCTATAGAAAATGATAGTTTAAAGCCTTTATGGTTACTTAATTTTCCTAATATTATTTCTAATGATAAAATCGTATTTAGTAGTATTATCTTAGGCTTTATATCCTCAAAATTTTGTGCTGAGATTGCAATTGGATTGGCTTTCAAGATAGAAGCATTTGTTGCAAAAATATTGCGATTGTTTATCTATATAATTCCCTTATTTATAATGGGCTTTATCGTAAAACTACAGTTTGATGAAGTATTAGGTATAATTATTAAAGATTATATGTTCATTTTTGTGACAATCGCATTTGCTCAGTTTGGCTATATCTTTCTTGCTTATTTTATTTTAAGTAACTGTCGAGTTAAGGAATTCATAGCTAGCCTCAGTAATATGATGCCAGCATCTATAAGTGGATTTAGTGCTATGTCTAGTGTTATAAGTATGCCACTTAGTATAATAGGAGCGGAAAATAATACAAATAATAAAGCACTCGCTCGTACCGTTGTACCAATAACAGTAAATATTCATCTTGTTGGCGATTGTTTCGCTATACCGATTTTAGCTTATGCTATACTAAAAAGTTATGGATTAGCTGAGCCTACTTTATTTAATTATCTTATTTTTGCTTTTTATTTTGTATTGGCAAAATTTTCAGTAGCAGCCATACCAGGTGGCGGAATTATTGTAATGCTCCCTATACTTGAACAATATCTAGGTTTTAATACTAATATGATGTCTCTGATTACAGCTCTTTATATCTTGTTTGATCCTGTAATCACTTGTGCTAATGTTTTAGGAAATAGTGCTTTTGTTAAACTGATAGATAATATATATAGTGTAACTCAGAAAGCTTAG
- the sca11 gene encoding Cell surface antigen-like protein Sca11 (37 kDa) gives MQTAAKKDEEIVNTMYNPTIVHNMNQLNSNIISNRIMHTTLPASAVAAGDEDEKVLDKGIWLASIYGTNKQGVQKEFIGYKGRTSGGTIGFDVGFENVNDLLGIAYTKLDSKFKSKGKNLNTKIDSHIVALYGQKELPKNFMMQAMFAYNHNIINSKINRLGTVANGKYKNNNYNFEGLLSYNYLLNSSISLTPNIGIKYGYSKDGQYQEGNTGIQSLSVAAKKHNLWSSVLGGKVILTPQKIYKNINITPALQASVENYFHNTSKKLHTKVKWKDKEINETVALPKQPKIGYNIGASVLTEKDKVSVLLEYNCHLQKKYQSHQGFIKLKINL, from the coding sequence ATGCAAACAGCAGCAAAAAAAGATGAAGAGATAGTGAATACAATGTATAATCCAACTATTGTTCATAATATGAATCAGCTGAACAGTAATATTATATCAAACAGAATTATGCATACAACTTTACCTGCGTCTGCAGTTGCTGCCGGTGATGAAGATGAAAAAGTTTTAGATAAAGGCATCTGGCTTGCTAGTATTTACGGTACTAATAAACAAGGAGTGCAAAAAGAATTTATTGGCTATAAAGGGCGTACTTCCGGTGGTACAATTGGTTTTGATGTTGGATTTGAGAATGTAAATGATCTGCTAGGAATTGCTTACACTAAACTCGATTCAAAGTTTAAATCTAAAGGTAAAAACTTAAATACTAAAATTGATAGCCATATAGTAGCTTTGTACGGCCAGAAAGAATTACCGAAAAACTTTATGATGCAAGCGATGTTTGCTTATAACCATAATATAATAAATAGTAAAATTAACCGTTTGGGTACTGTTGCCAACGGTAAATATAAAAATAATAATTACAATTTTGAAGGCTTGTTAAGTTATAATTATCTCTTGAATAGTAGTATTTCACTTACTCCAAATATTGGTATAAAGTACGGTTATTCTAAAGATGGTCAGTATCAAGAAGGTAATACCGGTATACAGAGTTTAAGCGTAGCAGCCAAAAAACATAATTTATGGAGCAGTGTTTTAGGTGGAAAAGTAATTTTAACTCCGCAAAAAATATATAAGAACATAAATATTACTCCGGCATTACAAGCATCTGTAGAAAATTACTTTCACAATACAAGTAAAAAACTTCATACTAAGGTAAAATGGAAAGATAAAGAAATCAATGAAACAGTTGCTTTACCAAAACAACCTAAAATAGGTTATAATATTGGTGCCAGCGTCTTGACGGAAAAAGATAAGGTAAGTGTTCTACTAGAATATAACTGCCACTTACAGAAGAAATATCAAAGCCATCAAGGTTTTATAAAGTTAAAAATTAATTTGTGA
- a CDS encoding Tetratricopeptide repeat domain containing protein, whose amino-acid sequence MSNSNNKLDKNFDKALLCLEEEKYETAIKYFDKVLNQDPFLSSAYSNKAFALKQLCRIEEALEVLDTAIKINPKISGYYDNRGIVLSILGLYEEAIKSYDQALKLDSLDVLTFINKGWTLNNWGKYRKALSVLDKAIELDPTDIKAYANKAISLEKLGKFDEMVHMYNKALEINPNYSELYFDRAKALIDIGEKEKALIDINKAIEINPNEIEFYHKKGWILSELYKYDEAIECCDKIIEIDSLEPYGYFNKGSMLRLNKKYEEAIEAFNMAINLMPTEAELYYLKGRCLYELKRYKEAVKEFNKAIKFEPDISSYYYKGQALYRLKEYKKAIEAYNHALSYPQYDNYTYYFKALSLKKLERYEEAIEVFNEALKIDSKDERTLSAKGQVLNELMRYEEAIKVFDKAIRIDPKNRNAIYAKGEALAKLMRYEEAIKAFDKTIRIDPNYWKPYAKGWVYNRLAKYKNAINYFNKVIELGKAEAYTYYEIALASYNLKRYKTAIINYDKAIELGIKALDLKVSTYSTKGDCLYNIKNYEAALESYNKVIELDPANYVHYYDKAYTLDNLKRYEEALENYDKVILLNPSYSSAYINKADIFCKLKKYPKAIDCSNQALAIVTDDDAAYYNKGLALIKLQQYEEGIENLDKSIKLDPDYPYAYYYNAIALNKLKKPDLAIEYINKAIELAPKNKVYQKLYKELLNSARRS is encoded by the coding sequence ATGTCTAATTCTAACAACAAACTAGATAAAAACTTTGACAAAGCCTTATTATGTCTTGAGGAAGAAAAGTATGAAACGGCGATAAAGTATTTTGATAAAGTTTTAAATCAAGACCCATTTTTAAGCTCAGCTTATAGTAATAAAGCTTTTGCTTTAAAGCAACTTTGTAGAATTGAAGAAGCTTTAGAAGTTTTAGATACAGCTATAAAAATCAATCCCAAAATATCAGGTTATTATGATAATAGAGGTATAGTTTTAAGTATTTTAGGTCTCTATGAGGAAGCAATAAAGAGTTATGATCAAGCCTTAAAGCTTGACTCGCTGGATGTTCTAACTTTTATTAATAAAGGATGGACTCTAAATAATTGGGGAAAATATAGAAAAGCACTTAGTGTTTTGGATAAAGCTATTGAACTTGATCCTACTGATATTAAAGCTTACGCTAATAAAGCAATATCTTTAGAAAAATTGGGTAAATTTGATGAAATGGTCCATATGTATAATAAAGCTTTGGAAATAAATCCCAATTATTCTGAACTATATTTTGATAGAGCTAAGGCTTTAATTGATATAGGTGAAAAAGAAAAAGCACTTATTGATATTAATAAAGCAATTGAAATTAATCCAAATGAGATTGAATTTTATCATAAAAAAGGCTGGATATTATCAGAGCTTTATAAATATGATGAGGCAATAGAATGTTGTGATAAAATTATTGAGATTGATTCTCTAGAACCTTACGGTTATTTTAATAAAGGATCAATGTTACGCCTCAATAAAAAATATGAGGAAGCAATTGAAGCTTTCAATATGGCTATTAATCTTATGCCAACTGAAGCTGAATTATATTATTTGAAAGGTCGATGTTTATATGAATTAAAAAGATATAAAGAAGCAGTTAAGGAGTTTAATAAAGCTATTAAGTTTGAGCCGGATATTTCATCTTATTACTATAAAGGTCAGGCACTATATAGATTAAAAGAATATAAAAAGGCAATTGAGGCGTATAATCACGCTCTTAGTTATCCTCAATATGATAATTATACTTATTATTTTAAAGCCTTAAGTTTAAAAAAATTAGAACGATATGAAGAAGCAATTGAAGTTTTTAATGAAGCGTTGAAAATTGATTCTAAGGATGAAAGAACTCTTTCTGCTAAGGGACAGGTTTTGAACGAATTAATGAGATATGAAGAGGCTATCAAAGTTTTTGATAAAGCAATAAGAATCGACCCAAAAAATAGGAATGCTATCTATGCTAAAGGTGAGGCTTTAGCAAAATTAATGAGATATGAAGAGGCTATCAAAGCTTTCGATAAAACAATAAGAATTGATCCAAATTATTGGAAACCTTACGCTAAAGGCTGGGTATATAATAGACTCGCTAAATATAAAAATGCTATAAATTATTTCAATAAAGTTATTGAACTAGGTAAAGCCGAAGCATATACCTATTATGAAATTGCTCTAGCTTCTTACAATCTTAAAAGATACAAAACAGCAATAATAAATTATGATAAGGCAATAGAACTTGGAATTAAAGCACTAGACCTAAAAGTTTCTACCTACTCTACTAAAGGGGATTGCTTATATAATATTAAAAACTACGAAGCTGCATTAGAGTCATATAATAAAGTAATTGAACTTGATCCGGCTAATTACGTTCATTATTATGACAAAGCGTATACATTAGATAATTTAAAAAGATATGAAGAAGCATTAGAGAATTATGATAAAGTAATTTTATTAAACCCTTCATATTCGTCAGCTTATATAAATAAAGCTGATATTTTTTGTAAATTAAAGAAATATCCTAAAGCTATAGATTGTTCTAATCAAGCTTTAGCAATAGTTACTGATGACGATGCAGCATATTATAATAAGGGTTTAGCTTTAATTAAATTGCAGCAGTATGAAGAAGGAATAGAAAATTTGGATAAATCCATAAAACTAGATCCAGATTACCCGTATGCATATTATTATAACGCTATAGCTTTAAATAAACTTAAAAAGCCTGATTTAGCTATAGAATATATCAATAAAGCTATAGAACTCGCACCTAAAAATAAAGTTTATCAAAAACTATATAAGGAGTTATTAAATTCAGCTAGGCGTTCCTAG
- a CDS encoding Ankyrin repeat, whose amino-acid sequence MLIKNKYKHSMFPVNQNNIIEENEEIKFDLIDTDIEIPFNYLTYILNSTSYITPEILFDGFKVVLPFYQDVQLKPLFELAFDQDVNINSQNKDNGCTFLHYSVEDVKVLYDNIPQFLLEKGADPNIQNKDGNTPLHILINRDFFSSKEIYVAKLLIQYGADIELKNLLGWTPIQCFIQAGNIKLKALLQLVKACKDNDFSKLDITTKDIKEFLDWQISITPENSKFF is encoded by the coding sequence GTGCTTATAAAAAATAAATATAAGCACTCTATGTTCCCAGTAAATCAAAATAATATTATAGAAGAAAATGAAGAAATAAAATTTGATCTTATAGATACGGATATAGAAATTCCTTTTAATTATCTAACATATATTTTAAATTCAACATCATATATTACGCCAGAAATTTTATTTGATGGATTTAAAGTAGTTCTGCCTTTTTACCAAGATGTTCAGTTAAAGCCACTTTTTGAACTTGCGTTTGACCAAGACGTTAATATTAATAGTCAAAATAAAGATAATGGCTGTACATTCTTACATTATTCTGTTGAAGACGTAAAAGTACTTTATGATAATATACCCCAATTCTTATTAGAAAAAGGTGCAGATCCTAATATACAAAATAAAGACGGCAATACTCCTTTACATATACTCATAAACCGAGATTTTTTTTCTTCTAAGGAAATTTATGTAGCAAAACTTCTAATTCAATATGGTGCTGATATAGAGTTAAAAAATTTATTAGGTTGGACTCCTATTCAATGTTTTATTCAGGCAGGTAATATAAAATTAAAAGCTCTATTACAACTTGTCAAAGCATGTAAAGATAATGATTTTAGTAAACTAGATATTACTACTAAAGACATAAAAGAATTTTTAGATTGGCAAATATCAATAACGCCTGAGAATTCAAAATTTTTCTAA
- the fmt gene encoding Methionyl-tRNA formyltransferase, whose protein sequence is MKVIFMGTPEFAVPALKKLITHHEVKAVFAQQPKAKGRGLNLAKSPIHQLAFEHQIPVYTPSTLRNDKTINLINKINADIIVVIAYGFIVPKAILEAKKYGCLNIHPSDLPRHRGAAPLQRTIIEGDRKSSVCIMRMDAGLDTGDILMKEDFDLEERTTLEELHNKCANLGAELLIKTLANIDNIVPIKQSSDGVTYAHKLTKEEGKINWYESAYKIDCKIRGMNPWPGAYFSYNDKIIKILEAEYLNAEHHFTSGTVISDKLEIACGSGILRVKKLQQESKKALNIEEFLRGTNILKDTILK, encoded by the coding sequence GTGAAAGTAATCTTTATGGGAACGCCTGAATTTGCAGTTCCCGCTCTTAAAAAACTTATAACTCATCATGAAGTTAAAGCTGTTTTTGCCCAGCAACCTAAAGCTAAGGGCAGAGGACTTAACTTAGCTAAATCCCCCATACATCAATTAGCATTTGAACATCAAATTCCTGTTTATACTCCTTCTACTCTTCGTAATGATAAAACAATAAATCTAATTAATAAGATTAATGCTGATATTATAGTTGTTATTGCATATGGTTTTATTGTGCCGAAAGCTATATTAGAAGCTAAAAAATACGGCTGTCTTAATATCCATCCATCCGATTTGCCTCGTCACAGAGGAGCGGCTCCTCTGCAGCGTACTATTATAGAGGGTGATCGGAAAAGTAGCGTATGTATTATGCGTATGGATGCAGGGCTTGATACAGGTGATATATTGATGAAAGAAGATTTTGATTTAGAAGAAAGGACAACCCTAGAAGAGCTGCACAATAAATGTGCTAATTTAGGAGCTGAATTACTAATAAAAACACTTGCAAATATTGATAATATAGTACCGATAAAACAGTCAAGTGATGGCGTTACGTATGCTCATAAATTAACTAAAGAAGAAGGAAAAATTAATTGGTATGAATCCGCATATAAAATAGATTGTAAAATAAGAGGGATGAATCCCTGGCCCGGAGCATATTTTAGTTATAATGATAAAATAATTAAAATCCTTGAAGCAGAATATTTAAATGCGGAGCATCACTTTACTTCCGGCACCGTTATTAGTGATAAGCTGGAAATAGCTTGTGGAAGCGGTATATTACGAGTGAAAAAACTTCAGCAAGAGAGTAAAAAAGCTTTGAATATAGAAGAATTTTTACGTGGTACAAATATTTTAAAAGATACAATATTAAAATAA
- a CDS encoding MFS type sugar transporter (PFAM00083) yields MLNAKNVNSNIPLKVALFTSLGSGLEYYDFVIYGMMAKYLSDIFFSVNDSISSMIQTFIVFAVGYLFRPFGGTIIGMIADTYGRKKTFVVVMLTMGFSTMGIGLLPTYNQIGIIAPIGLLVCRLCQGISLGAELPGATTIISEYAPTGKLGSVMLSSISIGALMATAMVATLNKLYSYQEIIEGAWRIPFICGGILAIISYYIRKNISETPEFLQEKNREQTDTNLLIPLKLLLSQNLVNIAIGLGLVFFHANLVIINLYFPVYLNKYFNYELVDIYSSMTISMITSFIFTIIFGWLSDYVSKLKILLCSLILFSIFLFVSFALLNKGTFWSLQIFFIIYQLFISLFFTSYMPILSRLFATKMRYTAIALIYNSAYSVASFIPVIASYLLEQYNSPLILGIFFIISIALSLISVITIQNKKINYY; encoded by the coding sequence ATGTTAAACGCAAAGAATGTAAATAGTAATATCCCTTTAAAAGTAGCTTTATTTACTTCATTAGGGTCAGGTCTTGAATATTACGATTTTGTTATATATGGCATGATGGCTAAATATTTATCAGATATTTTCTTCTCTGTAAATGATAGTATAAGCAGTATGATTCAAACTTTTATAGTTTTTGCTGTAGGTTATTTGTTCAGACCGTTTGGAGGAACTATTATAGGAATGATAGCAGATACTTATGGGCGAAAAAAAACATTTGTTGTGGTTATGCTAACAATGGGTTTTTCAACAATGGGAATAGGCTTACTACCTACCTATAATCAAATAGGAATTATTGCCCCTATTGGATTATTAGTATGCCGTCTATGTCAAGGTATATCCTTAGGAGCTGAGTTACCTGGGGCTACTACCATTATTAGCGAGTATGCTCCTACCGGTAAATTAGGTAGTGTAATGTTATCAAGTATTAGTATAGGTGCACTTATGGCTACAGCTATGGTAGCCACGTTAAATAAACTCTATAGTTATCAAGAAATTATTGAAGGGGCATGGCGAATACCTTTTATATGCGGGGGGATATTAGCTATAATTTCCTACTATATTCGTAAGAATATTAGTGAAACTCCTGAATTTTTACAAGAAAAGAATAGAGAACAAACTGACACTAATTTATTAATACCATTGAAATTATTACTATCACAAAACTTAGTTAATATAGCTATAGGATTAGGGCTAGTATTTTTTCATGCTAACCTAGTTATTATAAATTTATATTTTCCTGTTTATCTCAATAAATATTTTAATTATGAATTAGTTGATATTTATAGTAGTATGACAATTAGTATGATCACCTCTTTTATATTTACCATTATTTTTGGTTGGTTGTCAGATTATGTTTCAAAGCTAAAAATTTTATTATGTTCTTTAATACTTTTTAGCATATTTTTATTTGTATCATTTGCTTTACTTAATAAGGGAACTTTTTGGTCATTACAAATATTTTTTATAATATATCAATTATTTATTTCTCTCTTCTTTACCAGCTATATGCCTATATTATCACGCTTATTTGCTACTAAAATGCGTTACACTGCTATAGCATTAATTTATAATAGTGCTTATTCCGTAGCAAGCTTTATTCCGGTTATAGCTTCTTATTTATTAGAACAATATAATTCTCCTTTAATTTTAGGTATTTTCTTTATAATAAGTATAGCTCTTTCACTTATTTCCGTTATCACAATACAAAATAAAAAAATAAATTATTATTAA